Part of the Enterobacter pseudoroggenkampii genome, AGAGTTCATCGCTGACTTCACGAAATTCAAGATTGGCGACACGGCACCGGCGCAGTATCAAACGCCGGAGTACACCATCAAACAGTACCAGCTGCGTAACCTGCCGGCGCCGGATGCCGGAACCCACTGGACCTACATGGGTGAGAACTACGTGCTGATTGGCGATGCTGATGGCAAGATATACAAAGCCTACAATGGAGATATTTTCTATCACCGCTAACGCAATCCTGATTCGCCCCTGGCAGGAAAGTGACCGCCCTTTCCTGCGCACGCTCTACCTCCACGCCCGGCGTGAAGCCTGGCCATGGCTGGAGAGTGCAGACTGGCAGCTGGAAGACTTTGACGCGGCAACCCGTGACGAAGTGATTTGGGTTGCCACGCAGAACGGTCATCGCCTGGGTTTTGCCTCCGTCTGGACGAACGATAATTTCCTGCACAACCTGTTTGTTGACCCGCAGTATCAAAGTCTCGGGGTCGGGAAGTTGCTCCTGGAGCAGGTTCAGAAGACGTTTACCAGTACGGGTTCGCTTAAGTGTCTGGTGAAGAATGCGCGGGCTATTGCGTTTTACCAGCGACACGGCTGGCACATTGAGGCGACGGGTAATTCTCCGGACGGAGAGTACTATCTGATGCATTATCGGCTTGGGTAAAGTCAGGTGGCGCTTCGCTTACCTGACCTACAAAACCGTATTTCGTAGGCCGGGTAAGGCGAAGCCGCCACCCGGCACTAAGCGAAGAGGTATTACACCGCGCGGAACGCGATTTCACCTGGGATGATTTCGCCCTGCCAGTACAGCTGCGCCGCAACGCGTCCCGCCAGCTGGCGATACATTTCTGCAAATTCGCTGTCCGGACGGCTGACCACCGTCGGCTTGCCGCTATCCAGATCTTCGCGCAGGGTAATGTGAAGCGGCATCTGTCCCAGCAGCTGGGTGTGATACTTCGCGGCCAGTTTTTCTGCGCCACCCGTGCCGAAAATAGGTTCGTGGTGGCCGCAGTTGCTGCAGATGTGCATGCTCATGTTCTCGACGATACCGAGCACCGGCACTTCCACCTTCTCGAACATCACGATGCCTTTTTTGGCGTCGATCAGCGCGATATCCTGCGGCGTGGTCACCACAACGGCTCCCGTCACCGGAATGTTCTGCGCCAGCGTCAGTTGAATGTCACCGGTGCCCGGCGGCATGTCCAGCACCAGATAATCCAGATCCGGCCACATCGTCTCCTGCAGCATCTGCAGCAGCGCCTTGCTGGCCATCGGGCCGCGCCAGACCATGGCGTTATCGTCAGTCACCAGGTAACCGATGGAGTTGGTCGCCAGACCGTGGGCCATGATTGGCGCCATGTGGGTGCCGTCCGGCGAGGTTGGGCGCTGGTTTTCCGCGCCCAGCATGTTCGGAATAGACGGACCGTAGATGTCGGCATCCAGAATACCGACCTTTGCCCCTTCCGCTGCCAGCGCGAGCGCCAGGTTAACGGCGGTAGAGGATTTCCCCACCCCGCCCTTGCCCGAGCTGACGGCAATGATGTTTTTCACGCCGTTCACGCCAGGCTGGTTTTTCACGCGCTTCAGCGTGGCGATGCTGTGGCTCAGCTTCCAGTCGATCGCCTTCGCGCCGGTCATGCGCAGCAGCTCAGAGCTGGTCTGCTCTTTCAGCGCATCAAAGGCGCTGGTCCAGACGAACGGCATCTGCAGTTCAATGTGCAGCGTGTCGTCCAGCCAGGCGACGTGGTGTAACGCTTTCAGCGTAGTGAGATTGTGCTTCAGGGTTGGATGCTGAAAGTTAGCCAGCGTCCCGGCGACCATTGCTCGTAAGGCTTCCGGTGATTTGGCCTGGGATTGAGAACTCATCCCGACTCCTTTGTTCTTGTGAATAAGACCTTAGATGAACAAGTTTACCTGAAAGGCCGTGGTTTGTGCTTACTTAATAATGCCCCTTTTGGTAATATCAAAAACCCTTTTCACAGTTAAAAGAAGTAATGCCTACTATGACTCAAGTCGCGAAGAAAATTCTGGTAACGTGCGCACTGCCGTACGCCAACGGCTCAATCCACCTCGGCCACATGCTGGAGCATATCCAGGCTGATGTCTGGGTCCGTTACCAGCGAATGCGCGGCCACGAGGTTAACTTCATCTGTGCGGACGATGCCCACGGCACGCCGATCATGCTGAAAGCGCAGCAGCTGGGGATTTCCCCGGAGCAGATGATTGCCGAAATGAGTCAGGAGCATCAGACTGATTTTGCTGGCTTTGACATCAGCTATGACAACTATCACTCCACGCACAGCGACGAAAACCGCGAGCTGTCGGAGCTGATCTACACCCGTCTGAAAGAGAACGGTTTTATTAAAAACCGCACCATCTCTCAGCTGTACGATCCGGAGAAAGGCATGTTCCTGCCGGACCGTTTCGTCAAAGGC contains:
- a CDS encoding RcnB family protein, with product MAKCKWLLLGVVMTLASVANAAPAASGISAYEEQEFIADFTKFKIGDTAPAQYQTPEYTIKQYQLRNLPAPDAGTHWTYMGENYVLIGDADGKIYKAYNGDIFYHR
- a CDS encoding GNAT family N-acetyltransferase, whose protein sequence is MEIFSITANAILIRPWQESDRPFLRTLYLHARREAWPWLESADWQLEDFDAATRDEVIWVATQNGHRLGFASVWTNDNFLHNLFVDPQYQSLGVGKLLLEQVQKTFTSTGSLKCLVKNARAIAFYQRHGWHIEATGNSPDGEYYLMHYRLG
- the apbC gene encoding iron-sulfur cluster carrier protein ApbC, coding for MSSQSQAKSPEALRAMVAGTLANFQHPTLKHNLTTLKALHHVAWLDDTLHIELQMPFVWTSAFDALKEQTSSELLRMTGAKAIDWKLSHSIATLKRVKNQPGVNGVKNIIAVSSGKGGVGKSSTAVNLALALAAEGAKVGILDADIYGPSIPNMLGAENQRPTSPDGTHMAPIMAHGLATNSIGYLVTDDNAMVWRGPMASKALLQMLQETMWPDLDYLVLDMPPGTGDIQLTLAQNIPVTGAVVVTTPQDIALIDAKKGIVMFEKVEVPVLGIVENMSMHICSNCGHHEPIFGTGGAEKLAAKYHTQLLGQMPLHITLREDLDSGKPTVVSRPDSEFAEMYRQLAGRVAAQLYWQGEIIPGEIAFRAV